Within Telopea speciosissima isolate NSW1024214 ecotype Mountain lineage chromosome 8, Tspe_v1, whole genome shotgun sequence, the genomic segment TGTGCCATTTTGCTCATAAATTGGATACAACCCCGGCATTGTTGATAATGTATCTCTGTTCTGCAGGTTTTCCATCAACATAGTTTGGTACAGTATTGTATTTACATGAGCTATCTAAATCTAGGCAATTAGAATTCCAGTTTCTCTTACAAAGTATCCATGGACATATTTAATGGTAAAGATTGTACTTACAAGAGTTATCCATTGTGATTATATTTTCTTatgttatttattattattaatttttttctatGAACAGCTTCTTATATTACTTGAGCATGCATATATTGTCACTTAGTATGCACAACTTGATTTACCTTTTTTATATCTATAAACTGAACTGTCATTGGTTATTTGCTATTGGGACGATCCCGTAAACAATGCCTGGGATTGGGAATCAACTAGccagtccaaaaccaaagaAAGGGATAAATACACTTAGTAAGGTCTAATAGATATCTTTAATCctcacttttaaaaaaaaaatggaaaataaaaattataaactaTTATATAAAATGAGTGTTGAAGAAATTCATTCTTTTCAAAATGAAGCAGTTAAAACAGGCCCAAAAACAGTAAGAGTCTTCATTGAAGGACAGCTTCAATAAGCTtacattccctttttttttccttctggaaatagaataaaatgtTAACAAAagagcagattttttttttttagggtaaagaAGAGCAGATTACATACATCCTTGTTAGTGGATTAAAGATTTAATAGACATCAAAAGATCAAAAATATCTAAGGGTCATCCTTTCTAGTTCTACCATCATCCAACCAAATATTTACTGCCTTGTATCTTTTCTACAGTTCATGTTGCAAGGCTTGCGAGATACTTCTGGCCTTTGTTGTTGTAACTTTacatttattttgtttctatctTTCTATTACGTGCATGGATCttggtggagagaaaatagaaaaataagagagaagatagGAATTTTGGCTTTATCGATGAAGCCGGGCATTTAGGCGCAATTGGGAGGCCATCAATCCTTTTTTCAAGATGAACTCAAGAATTAAATTAAGATTTTCCAGTCTATTTTCTATTTCATACTAGCCTCTTAAATAAGCAAAGCCAAACAAGTAATTATAACTCCACCCTAACTCCTACAATTTCTCTCACATTTTCCACATACAACTCCATCTCACATACAAGTTCAATAATTTCTTTATAAAACTACAACAAATAACTATAGTTTCGCATCACATAAATTCTCAACAACTTCCCTAAATAAATTACCtattagaaaataaaagggaTCAGACACTTGACTTCCTTTGGGAAATTCTCAAATTTGGAAAAGTACCATTTTCTGGTGGCATAACTCCTTCCCATTAAGTAGAGAATGCTACCCATAGTGCATGAAAACGAATAAAGAGTCTGGGAGATGAAGCACACTCCTATAAAACCTAAAATTTCAAAAAGATAGTGTGGACAAATCACAAGGTTGAACAACCCCCCCTTAGGGATCTTATACCCATGGTCACCTTCCCCCCTTAGTCTTGAAAGGAGGTAATGGTGGTAAAAGTTTCCACCAATTCCAACTAAGAACAGGGCAACCCCTACATACTTCAGATTAACTGCTGGTTCAGGGATTCCTTGTGTCAAGTGTTGGGCGTAGATCATACATGTTGCATAGATGAAATAGCTGAGGGTGATCTGAATGACAGAATCAAGAACCATCCTTCCACTATATTTGTGAATAAACAGCACCTACAAGGCAGAATGATACTACATTAACCAAATGAGTCACCAATATTTACATAATAGAGATTGACATCAAAGTTTTAGTATTTGGTATCGGTGGTCATATTGATCTAGGTTTTATATTGATAATTGATACGGATCGACACCATTTCACCCTCTGATGATACCAATACTACCTATCTGAATCGTAATGTATCAATTGATATGgccgatacaataccgatacctaaaGAACACCATATATGTATGCTTGCCTATAGGACGGACTACTGGCATTTGATGGGGCGGGTCTTACAGATTCTTCGGTGCTCATTCAAATGGATGGTCCTTTCCCTTTGAGTTAAGGGTGTTATTTTTCTGTGGACTTCTAGCACAGTTGGTTGTTCCTTGGAGGTTGTTCCAAGGCTGAGAGGgtcggatcaggatcgtctccagggagcagggaattgtcagggtgctgccagccgttggacTGTGctacacacatccctaggcatgcaccgagatgtgtgtggcacagctcagccgctggatgccccctggcaacACCTGGGCGCatgcctccctggagacgagctcaaCTCGAGAGGATCGGTCTTGAGGTCTTGAGTTCTAAACGGAAAAAATCCTCCCCCATTTCCCAAAAAATGTAGTTCGGTGGTGGAGAGGTAGACACCTAACAGACATAACATCCGAATGTCTATCTCTCCACCTCGAACTGCACCGCACACCCTCACCCCATAGGTCCCACCCGAAACCTTTTGATTTTTCATCTTTTCTGATCGATTTCAATCCGATCAGGACAGACTAGGATCTCGATTCTGGGTTTTAAACCCCTAATCCACCTGTGCTTGTATACCTCTACCACAGTTCCAAGAATCGGGATTTGATCGGCCCGATAGTTGTACCAAAAAAACAACCCTAGATGCCAAGCATATACCAATTCTAAGACCGATTCAGTTCGGAATTGATCTGAACTGAACCGATTCCcgattttcatgttttaaatcCCTGCCTCTACCAGAAGACATTAATGTTGACTTATTCTCCAaaccccttttttgttttggcctCTCTTCCAAATATTTGGGAAAGAAAATCGAAGGATTAGTTTTAGGGATACCTCTAAGATCCTCTTGAAGAAATGAATGGCGAGGGCTGAACGGACAAGCATAAACCTGAGCCCTTCATGTGGGAAAATGGCAAAAGAGGCAATACAAGCTAGAAAGGCCGGAGTATACGAGATAACCATGCCTGTTCTGCTGTATACTGtaacctccttcttcttcttcttctgtagaTTTACGTTCCAGAACTTCGAGTACGGAACGTGTTTGCCTCTTATCTCTGAGTAACTAAGATGAACTGTAAATACTAAGCTGATGACGGAAATAGCTCCGATGAAGATGGATGGAGGAGGTGGAAACACAATTCTCAGCAACcaactcatctctctctctctctctctctctctctctctctctcacccaccCAACTACATAGACACACACATATATGAActcgtttgggatttttttttgcaagttGCGATAAGATTACAAGAACCACTGCCTTGtggatcgtgatcctctacggcttgctgcccgtagcagccatagcagcgCACACACAAGGCAcggcgcaatgaccgccttacccctgcccgagcgccttgcctgagcgggggtaaggtggtcattgggCCATGCCTTGTGTGTGCACTGCTATGGCCGCTACGGGCAACAAgtcgtagaggatctgaattgctGCCTTGTAAGCAAAACTGGGCAAAAATGTCAACTTCGCCTCTCCCCTTGGGGCCACCCACCCGAGAGGAAActccctggtgaacatgggggccCAGTAACTCCCGATTCATGTGTGTTGTGGGGTCGTGCACGAGCCTTGGGAGAATTAGTCTGCCCAAGGCCCGACATCtccagttaaaaaaaaaaaaggacgaaAATGGACGGTTTTGATCACAACAAGGCTTTTCTTCTTCGGCTTACTTGCGGATCTTAACTCAACTAGATAATCTTTGGATTAGAGTGCTTAGAGGGAAGTATTTCTTTTCACATGATCTTTTCTAGGACTCTATCTTCTCTAAACAAGGTTCAGCCACTTggaactagggatgtaaacggatcagattcggttcggatagtgctatatctgcatccgcatctgattagcttgcggacggattcagatagtgctaaacggatacggacacgaatacggattggatattttatccatttacatgtaaatatagcttttcggatagctatagcatATCCGTATTCGAATCGtctccgtttagctttcggacggattcgaatagtgcaaAACGGATATAGACACGAATACGGAAatagatttcggctattcatttacatccctacttggaATAGTATTGTCAAAGTACTACTCTTGCTTAAAAACATGGTTTGTTAGAGAGAGTAGGCTCGAGTAGGAACATTAATATAATCATTGGGTTCCTTTGTTAAATGAGTTTCGAGTATCCGTCTCTAATAGGAGTAACCTGTTTTCCTATAGAGTTAATGAGCTTCTAGCACAGGGTCAATGGAATATGAATGTTTTGCAAGCTATATTTTCCCCCAGATGTGGTGCAAGCTATATGTCAAATTCCTGTTAATATTCATAAACCTGACATGTGAGTTTGTCCTTTCACTACGATAGGACCTTCCTCTACTAAATTAGAGAGTTGATTACTACTTTAAAATCCACCAATTACCTTTTGGTGAAAATTTTTGTGAACACCATGTTAGAATTCTATTTAGAATAGAATTATTATTCTctattatggactaatattaaataacctaaaacTCAGGTTAATTATGGTATTAGTCTAATTAAGGGGGTTATTGGGTTATATTAAGAATCCTATGTCGACTGGCTTTAGTGTAgacagatagattcctattgggactatgatgagtcaggccctataggaattactatataaagagagctaggtcccccctctactcatcacaactaattattcttaatctctgttgaggagtgcattttggaaagagagggagatattcaatgttcatcatccctgtgcatatgatattttcatcaagccagttactttgggaatag encodes:
- the LOC122671813 gene encoding 3-oxo-5-alpha-steroid 4-dehydrogenase 2-like, which codes for MSWLLRIVFPPPPSIFIGAISVISLVFTVHLSYSEIRGKHVPYSKFWNVNLQKKKKKEVTVYSRTGMVISYTPAFLACIASFAIFPHEGLRFMLVRSALAIHFFKRILEVLFIHKYSGRMVLDSVIQITLSYFIYATCMIYAQHLTQGIPEPAVNLKYVGVALFLVGIGGNFYHHYLLSRLRGEGDHGYKIPKGGLFNLVICPHYLFEILGFIGVCFISQTLYSFSCTMGSILYLMGRSYATRKWYFSKFENFPKEVKCLIPFIF